TTTTTACTCCCAGCCCACCACCGCTGTCTGATGTGCTGCTTACTCACGAGGCCGACTATGTGCACCGTCTGCTCCTCGGCCAGCTCACGCGGGCCGAGGAGCGGGCCAGCGGCTTTCCGTGGAGCCCGGCGCTGGCCGAGCGCGAAATGACCTTGCTGGGCGGCACCATCGGCTGCGCGCGGCGGGCGCTGGCTAGCGGCGGGGTGGCCCTCAATGTTGCGGGTGGTACGCACCATGCCTTTGCCGGCCGCCCCGAGGGCTTTTGCCTGCTCAACGACCAGGCCGTGGCCGCCAACTGGCTGCTGGCCCACGAGCCGGCCAGGGTGCGCCAGATGCTGATTATCGACCTCGACGTGCACCAGGGCAACGGCACGGCAGCCATCTTCCGGCACGAGCCGCGCGTGTTTACGTTTTCGATGCACGGGGCGCGCAATTTTCCGGGCCGCAAGGAAGCAT
The genomic region above belongs to Hymenobacter sp. BRD128 and contains:
- a CDS encoding histone deacetylase, which encodes MNIAFAPNYVLPLPPGHRFPMLKYELLPEQLLYEGIATASDFFTPSPPPLSDVLLTHEADYVHRLLLGQLTRAEERASGFPWSPALAEREMTLLGGTIGCARRALASGGVALNVAGGTHHAFAGRPEGFCLLNDQAVAANWLLAHEPARVRQMLIIDLDVHQGNGTAAIFRHEPRVFTFSMHGARNFPGRKEASDLDLALPDGLGDAEYLTRLADVLPRLLDEQVRPDFVFYLSGVDVLATDRLGHLALTREGCRRRDELVLGACHRRGLPVVVCMGGGYSEKISDIVEAHANTYRVAASLWD